Genomic window (Sulfurimonas sp.):
ATCTACTTTTTTAGATTTTAAAATTATCATCGCTTCTTGTGATGATTTTACTGCGAAAACATTTTGAACAAAATCACTAAGCATATCTCTTGTTTGTTTTAACAAAGAATCATCATCTTCAAGATAGAGTATATTAAATTCATTTATTATGTTTAAGTTTCTTTCTACCATTTATGTATCCTCATGAGTATTATTTATAGGTATAGTTATCGTAAACAAAGTACAATGTTCAAAGTCTTGATTGTGCATTTTATAGTTGATATTTTTACAACTGATAGTACCGTGCATATGTTTTTGTATAATCTGTTGTGACATGTATAGTCCTATTCCTGTTCCAGCACTTTTGTACTTAGTTGTATAGTAAGGCTCAAAAATATGAGGTAAAATATCTTCCTCTATTCCGCTCCCATTATCAACTATATTAATTCTAATCTTATTTTTAGATGAAGTCGCCACTACTTCTATGAGCTTTTTATCACTCTGTGAACTTAGTGCGTCTTGAGCGTTTGATATTATATTTAAAAAAACCTGAGAAAACTCATTGTAAAAACCATATATAAAAATATCCTCATTAATATCTAAACTAAATTCTATCTTCTCTTTATCTAGTATATATTTTGATAAATCAAATGAGTACTCTATGCATTGCTTTAAACAAAATCTCTCTTTTGCTCTATTTGGATTAAAGAAATCTTGAAAATCTTGTAAAGTTTTAGACATGCTGTTTCCAAGTTGCATAGCATCTTCTACCTTTTCATCAACTACCTCTTTACTTAACTTTCCTAATTCCATCTTTGTTTGAAAACCTTGAACTATCATCATTATAGAGCCTAGAGGTTGGCGCCATTGATGTGCAATATTTGCTATCATCTCACCTAAACTTGCTAGTCTCGCCTGCTGAAGCATAATTAAATCTTTTTTTCTTGAGTTCGCAACTTCTATTTTAATTTTTTGCTCTAGTGATTCATTTAAAACTTGTAAAGCTTTTGTTTTTTCATCTACTACATCTTCTAAATTAAAGTGCAAGTCTTTAAAGTGTCTAATTATTACTATTGATAACAAGATAGAAAAAAGGAAAACAAAAACTACTGCTATATTTAAAATCATTGAAAGTGTATTAAAAACATTTTGAGTATCATTTTTTTCACTCACAGCCATATCTAAATCATAGCTAGTTAGATTGGTAATATATACTGACATAGCATTTATCTCAAAATATACATCTTTTAGAAGTATAGATGCCTCCTCAAAATTTTCTTGTTTTAACTCTTGTAAAATCTTAGAAACAATTTTTTTAATTTTTATATGCTTTATATTTATATTTGTAACAACGCTATTTTGTAAGATTGTATTTCTTTTTTCTTTTGCTAAAAAATGGTTTATGATATTTGTAATTAGAGAAGTTTCATACTCAGTTGAAAAGGTTATTTCTAGATATTTTTCCCAGTTCTTCTCTATAAGATGTTCACCTAATTCTATAACGTCTAAAGATTGTTCAAGAGAGATATACCCATTTTGTAAATCAACTAGTGTTTCGTGAATATTTATAACATAAGCGTCTTTTATTGTTTCAAGCTTTATAATTGATTTTGTTCTCTTTTCAAACAAAACATCAAAATCATGCTTTAATGTATATATAGATACTTGAGATAAAAATATTATAGATACCATTCCACCTGTAATAATAAATAGTAATATTGAAGTTTTATAACTAAACGGTATCTTACTAATAATTAAAAATAGTTTTTGAAATTTCATTGTTTAACTTCTATAAACTTAGAATTTTTATATTCAAACAGATAAACTTCATTATGCAGTTCAGAATTTTTAAAATCTATCATAATTCCATCTAAGCTATTCTTAGGTAAATTTTTAATCTCTTTTAAGAACTTATCTCTACTAACTCTTCCTTTAATATTGTTCAATGCCATTGTTAGAGTTTTTGCAGCTAAGAATGCTTCTAATGATACAAATCCTAACTCTTGTTTTGGATAGTACTTATTCATCATTTTTTTATACTCTAAAATTACAGCTTTTGAATCATCATTAAAATATGGCACTACTTGAGAAAAAAGAAGGTTATTTGTTTCATAGTTTAACTCTTTTATCATCTCATCAGCATCTCCAAAAGAGAGATTACAAAAAATTGTATCTTTAAAAACAGGATTTGATTTTGCAGTTTTAATAAATAAAGCATTTGCTTTATAAGCACCTACCATTAAAACAGCTTGTGGTTTTACACTTTTTATCTCATAAAAAGCATGTCGAATAGAAAGTGTATTTCTTTTATATGCACCTTCCCCTGCTAGTGTTAAGCCTTCATTATCTAATGCATGAAGAAGTGACACGAAACCAACTTCACCATAATCATCATTTTGATAAAAAACAGCAAATTTTGTAATTTTTTTCTTTTTATGTAAATATTTAACAATATGGCTTATCTCTTCTTGATAAGAACTTCTAAAATTAACATAATTTTTCTCATTTGTTTTTCTTAAAAATGGAGCTCCCGTAAAAGGTGCAATAAAAGGTATGTCATGTGACTCAAGTATAGGTAATATTTTTTTTACTGTTGGTGTTCCAACAAAACCAAAAAAAGCAAATATATCTTCTTTTATGAGCTTTTTTGTATTTTCTATTGTAAGTTCAGGTTCATATTTATCATCATATACTATTAATTGTATTTTTGTATCTTTTAATAAACTATTTTTATTTACTTCTAGGAAATGCGCATTTGCACCACTATATACAGCTTTCCCCATGCTTTCATGATTCCACTCTTAGGAATTGAAATACCTAATTTTAGGACTTTTTCATCAAAATACTCATCTTTAAAGTTATAATATATTGTAAAAATTAAAATAATTATAAGTACAATATACTTAACCATATAAGCTCTTTTTATTTAATTATAGCATAAATACACACCTGAGTTAATGAAAATTGGTAAAAAAAATTTAACCTTTTAAGTATTGTATAAGTTTATTGTAGTTAATATATTGTTATTGAATTTTTATAAAAAAGGTTTAGAATGCAAGAATTTGTGTACTATAGCACCAAAGGACTCGACTTTCCTCTAAGTCAAAACATCAAAATAACTTCACAACTATCTACTAGCCCAAGTCAAAGCTTTATTGTTTCTAACTCAAAAAATGTATATGCACAAATTACCGCAGATGAAATAGACTTCTATATAAATAACTCAAAAGACTCTTTAGCAAGCAAAATTAAAAATGTTGAAAAACTTTATGAAGTAAACGCTATTCGTTTTGATATGGCACAAGATATTAGTTACTCTCAAAAAGTTTCAAATGAAGTTTTACTTGTTGCTACAAATGAGCAAAAAGAACTCTTTTTAAAATCTAGCCTTCCTGATGAGTTTAATCTTTTTCATGTACTCCCAGATGTTGTAAAATCAATCTCTGGTCATATTGGGAACTTAAGTGTTCTTGTAAACAACAACTTTAAAGATACCTCGTTAAATGTTTCCCAAATAGTATGGTTTGATGAAGAAGAGATTGCCAAAACACAAAGTGGTTCATTTGATCCAAATGAAAGTTCTATCGATGATGTTATAGCAACTATTAGAAATAACATAGCAAACTATGAATATAAAAAGTTTACTGTATATGACAAAAATATCTGTCAGTACCATGAAAGAAGAGAAGAAATATGTTCAAAATGTGAAGAAGTTTGTCCAACTGTTGCCATCATCAAACATGATGAACAAAAACACTTAGAATTTTCTCAAATCGATTGTCATGGCTGTGGGGGCTGTATCTCAGTTTGTCCGTCAGGCGCACTTGATTATGCACCACTAAACAGAGAAGCTTTTTTTGATATGGCAAGATACTACAAGGGACATATTCCTTTAGTTATTCCACAAAAAATGAATATAAAAAATCTTGATATTGAGATAAAAGAAGATGTATTACCCTTTGCAATTGAAGGTGAGAAATTCTTACATGAAGGAACTTTGCTTACACTCTTACAAGAATCGGGCTCTCAGGTTATTTTTTATTCTGACTTTTTATCAAAAGGAACAAAAGATTCTATCTCTATACTAAATCAAGTATATCAAAAGAAGTACGGCATAGATGCTATCATCATTGCAATGACAAAAGAAGAGTTAGAACTAGCCTTAAAAGAAGTTAGTTTTGTACAAGATTCTAGCTTTACTACAAATGAAATCAACATGAGAAAAAGAGAGATTTTTTCAAATAGACTTAAAAACATTGTAGGTGATAATGACTTAGGTGAAGTTATAACAGGAGAGCATCTACACTATGCAAAAGTTAATGTCAAAGAAGTCAACTGTACCTTATGTTTAGTATGCGTTGGTGCATGTAATGTAGATGCTCTTGTAGCAAATATAGATGACAATACTCTCAGAATAAATCCTAGTCTTTGTACAGCTTGTGGGTACTGTGAAATATCCTGTCCTGAAAAAGATTGTTTAACAATCGAGCAAGATGTGATTAAACTAACTCCTTCTTGGTTTAAAGAAGAAGTTCTTGCAAAAGATACTCTTTTTGCTTGTGTAGAGTGTGGAAAAGAATATGCAACTACCAAAGCGGTAGAAAAAATCGCTTCTATGATGGCACCTCTATTTTCTAAAGACCCAATTAAAGAGCGAACTCTTTACTGCTGTGAAGATTGCAAACCTAAAATAATGATGCAAAGTTATATGCAAAATAAAGAAGCTTACAACACACAAGGAAAAACTATATGAATGAAGAAAATTTAAATAAAGCTAGAGCTTTATACTATGGGATGTTTTCAAGATGTTTTGTTTTTACAACAGATAATTCTAGATATTTTGAGCTAACTGGTTACTTAGACACACTTAGTCAAAATCCTTTAGACAAGCCTTCAGCAGAAGCTTTTGCAACTCTAAAAGAACTTGTTAAATCTGATTCAAATGTTGACTTTATGCTTGAGTTTGATGAAATATTTCACTCTCCTGAGACTCAAACTGTAAGGGTTACTGCTTCATACTATGATGAAAACATAGAAAGCGGTAAAAAAAGAATAGAGATGCAAAACTTTTTAGCTAAAACAAAAATAAGAAGAGATGAAAAAACTTATAGCGATTATGAAGACCATATAGGTTTTATCTTTGCAGTTATGAGTGAACTATCAAATTTAATTGCAGATGGACAAACTGAATATAAAAATACAGCCCACTGTATTTTTGAACAAATTTTAAATGAATTTATTGATGAATTTTCAAGAGAACTATACGAACATGAAAGTGCAAAAATATTTAAAAATATAGTTATTTTACTAAAATCTTTTATAGAATTTGAAAGAGTTTATTTAGAAGTTAATACACCAGTTTTAAAAGCTAAACCAGTTTTATCAGAAATAAAAGAAGAACTTTCAGACGAAGAAAGAGAGCGAAGAGCGAAAAACAAACTACTTCGTGCACAAGGTCCGAAAAAACAAGAAAGTGGCTCTTGTGAATTAAACCCTAGTTATGAAGTAGAAGAAGACTTTTAGTTCTTTCATCTGATACGAGATTCAAATAAAATAAATATGTTTATTTTATTTGAGTCTCATATCGTTGGGGACTAATCACAAAACAAGGAGACAACTATGCAAGAATCAAGAAGAAATTTTCTGAGAAAAAGTGCGATAGTTGTTGGTACTGCTGCTGTAAGTGCCACAGCGTTAGCTGCTAGTCAAGGGTCATCTACTGAGGTTGATTCGAATGGAGTTGTTGTAGGAAACTCAAATAAAAAAGAGATTCTATACAAAAAAACACAAGCTTGGGAAGAATTTTATAAACAAGCTTTATAGCATTAAAGGAGTAAAGTATGTTTAAAGATACATACGAAACACTTAAAGCACAAATCGGTAGACGCTCATTTATGAAAATGGCTGCTGTTGCAACTGCCGCAAGTGTTACTAGTGCCTTTGCTAATGATGGAGTAACAAGAGCTGCGACAAAAGAGGAAGTTAAAAACCCTTTTCCTGGTTCTAAAAATGTTAAAACTATCTGTACTGCATGTTCTGTTGGATGCGGTATTATAGCGGAAGTACAAAACGGTGTTTGGGTAAGACAAGAGGTTGCACAAGACCATCCTATTTCATTAGGTGGACATTGCTGTAAGGGTGCTGATATGATTGATATGGTTAGGTCTGAAGTTAGACTTAAACATCCAATGGTAAAAGAAGGTGGAAAGTGGAAAAGATTATCTTGGGATGATGCATTAGACAGAATCGCAAATAAACTTAAAACTGCACACGAAAAAGTTGGGGCAGATTCAGCAATGTTTTTAGGCTCAGCAAAAATGAGTACAGAACAAGCATATTATTTTAGAAAATTTGCTGCAATGTATGGGACAAACAATATAGATCACCAAGCTAGAATTTGACATAGTGCAACAGTCGCCGGTGTGGCGAATACATGGGGTTATGGCGCTATGACCAATTCACTTGGAGATATACAAAATGCAAAAGCAATTATTATTTTTGGAGCTAATCCTGCGGTTAATCACCCAGTTGGATTTGGGCATTTCCTTAAAGCAAAAGAAAGAAATAATGCAAAAATTATTGTAGTTGATCCTGTATTTACTAAAACTGCTGCTAAAGCAGACCACTATTGTAGAGTAAGACCAGGTACAGATATTCCATTTATGTATGGAATGTTACACCTAATATTCAAAAATGGTTGGCATGATAAAAAATTTATCAGTGACAGAGTCTATGGAATGGACCTTGTAATAGAAGAAGCTAAAAAATGGAATCCGAAAAAAGTTGAAGATGTTACAGGTGTACCTGCAGATCAACTAATTCAGATTACACGACTGTATGCTAAATCAACACCAGGTACTTTAATCTGGGCAATGGGTTTAACACAACATTCAATTGGTTCTTCAAATACAAGACTTGCTCCAATCTTACAACTTGCTCTTGGAAACATGGGTGTTGAAGGTGGTGGAACTAATATTCTTAGAGGTCATGATAATGTTCAGGGTGCTACTGATATGTGTTGTTTATCGCATACATTACCAGGGTACTATGGTTTAAGTGATGGTTCATGGAAATACTTCGCAAAAAGCTGGGGTGTTGATTATGAATGGTTAAAAGGAAGATTTAACGAAAAAGAATGGATGAATAAAAAAGGTTTCACGCTATCTCGTTGGTGGGCTGGTGTATTAGATGGTAAAAACGGTAATGATAAAATTCATAACGGTGGAACTAATCTTAAAAATCTTATTGTTATGGGTAATGGAATCACTTCTATCGCGCAACAAGCTAAAGTTAAAGAAGGGCTAGATAATTTAGAAATGCTAGTTTTATGTGACCCATTTGTTAATGAAGCTGCTATTCTTACTGACAAGCAAGATGATGTATTTATTTTACCAGCTGCTACTCAATTTGAAACTTCAGGATCTGTAACGGCTACAAATCGTTCAGCTCAGTGGAGAAATAAAGTTGTTGAACCAATGTACGAGTCAAAAACTGACCATGATATTATGTTTGAGTTAGCAAAAAGACTTGGGTTTTATGATGAGCTTACTGCTGGAATGAAGATAAAAGAAAATAAAAAAGATTTCCAATGGCCAGAAGATGCAACTGATGAAATTGCAAGAATCATTAAAACTATCGGTTTAACTGGTTGGACGGCTAAAAGACTTAAAAAGCATAGTGAAAACTGGCATATGTTCGACCAGATATCTGGAAGAGGATATGGTGAGATGAAAGGTGAATACTACGGTCTACCATGGCCTGTATGGACTGAAACTCACTCTGGTTCACCTATTCTTTACAACATCAACAGAAGTGTTTCTGAAGGTGGTATGGGATTTAGAAATAGATTTGGTTTAGAACATGAAGGCGTTGATTTACTTGCAGGTAAAGGAAGCGCACCTAAAGGTTCTGCAAATAAAGATGGATATCCTGAAATAACTGCTAAAAATATTGAAGAAGTTCTTGGTATTAAACTTACAGCTGATGAGAAAAAACGCATTGGTAAAAACTGGAAAGTTGATACTTCAAATATTATTGCTGAGAAATGTATGGAAAGAGGAATGGCTCCTTATGGAAATGCAAAAGCAAGAGCTAATGTTTGGACATTCCCAGATAAAATTCCTATGCATAGAGAGCCTTTACACTCTCCAAGAGCAGATTTAGTTAAGGAGTATCCTTCTTATGCTGATAAAGCTAATCATTATAGAGTTGATACTAAGTATATTAGTAAACAGACTGAAGAGAACTGGTCTAAAGAGTTCCCTATTAACTTAGTTACAGGAAGACTTGTAAATCTAAATGGTGCAGGAATGGAAAATAGAGCTAGTAAATACCTAGCTGCATTATCGCCTGAAATGTTTTGTTCTATCAACCCAGATTTAGCTGGAAAACATGGGATTAGAGATGGTTCAATGATGTGGATTCATTCACCAGAAGGTACTAAGATTAAAGTGAAAGCTAAGTATTCTTATTCTGTTACTGAAGATAGAATTTTCATTCCATTCCATTTCGCAGGTCATTTCCAAGGTGAGGATTTATCTCACAAATATCCAAGCGGTACAAAACCTTATGCTACGGGAGAAAGTGCTAATACTGTTACTAACTACGGTTATGACATTATTACTCAAATTCCTGAAACTAAAGGCGGACTTTGCCGCATAGAATTTGCGTAGGAGTGGGTTATGAGTGAAAATGCAAGATTAAAATTTTATTGTGATGAGCATAGATGTATACACTGTGATGGCTGTTCTGTAGCTTGTGCTGAAGCACATGAGTTACCAGCAGGAATCAACAGAAGAAAAGTAATTACATTAAACGAAGGTGTTCAAGGTTTAGAATACTCTTTATCTATCTCATGTATGCATTGTACAGATGCACCTTGTGAGCAAGTATGTCCAACTGATTGTTTTTACATCAGAGAAGATGGAATTGTTTTACATGACAAGAAAAAATGTATAGGGTGTGCATATTGTTTATATGCTTGTCCTTTTGGCGCTCCACAATTCCCACAAGACGGGGCTTTTGGAACAAAAGGTGTTATGGACAAATGTACTATGTGTGCAGGTGGACCAGAAGAAACTAACTCACATAAAGAAAGAGAACTTTATGGACAAAATAGAATCGCAGAAGGTAAAGTTCCTGTTTGTGCTGCTATGTGTTCAACTAAGGCACTTCTAGTTGGTGACTCAAGTGAAGTTTCAGACATCTTTAGACAAAGAGTATTATCTGCTGGTCATGGAGTTCAATCATCTCCTTATGGCTGGAGTACAGCATATAACTCTAAAGTATAGGTAGAGTTATGAAAAGTAAATATATTTTATTTGCTCTTTTATTACTCTCTTCACTAGCTTATGGTGCTAGTGATAGTGCTATTTGGGGCAAAGATTTAATTACTAATATCTTAGGCTACGATAAAGAAGGCTCTTTGCATCTAGGTAAAACATTTACTGTTTTACAAAGTACCTACTTTAAACCTTTGTTTTTTGGGGTTTTAGTAGGAGTGCCTTTTGTATTTATTCTTCACTACATGGTTATAGGACCTATGGTCTTCTCTCATGATAGAAAGAAAATATATATATTTACATTGTTCAACAGAGTTGTTCATGCTATTGCCGCTATTTCATTCATTTTAATTATTCCAACAGGATTAATTATGATGTTTGCTAGTACTTTTGGTGGTGGAGAATTTGTAAGAACAATGAGAGAAATTCATGCTATCTCAACACTACTATTTATAGTTAGTATTGTTCCTATGTTTCTAATGTGGGTAAGATGGATGATTATCAGCTTTGACGATATAAAGTGGTTAATGATTGTTGGTGGATATTTAAACAAAGACAAAAAACCTGTTCCTGCTGGTAGATTTAATGCAGGTCAGAAGACTTGGTTTTGGTTAGCAACTTTGGGTGGATTTGTTATGATAGCAACTGGGGCAGCAATGTACTTTCAAGACTTTAGACTTGAAATCATCGCTTCATTTATGTCACAAATTGACTTTTTAAGAGCTAGTGCTATTATTCATAATGGTTTAGGTGTAGCTATATTAGCTTTATTTATAACTCATATCTATATGTCAGTATTTGCCATTAAAGGTGCAATGAACAGTATGATAGATGGTTATAAAGAAGAGGAAGAAGTTGAAATTTTACATAGCACTTTTTACAAAGAGCTAAAAGACAACAACGAAATATAGTAAACTACTAGTAGCCTCACTATTTTGTGAGGCTACTTTTTAAAATAATATAATATGCAAAAATTGCATATTAAAAAAGAGGTAAAATGCCTAATTCTAAGTATTTAAAAACTATTATCATTGACAGAGTAAATGGCGATGAAATTACAGAAGTAGAAGATGTAACCATCGAAGAAGCTAGACTTACTGTTTACTTAAATGATGAAAAAATCATCTCTATGATGTGTATACCAAAAGACCAAATAGCACATACTATTGGTTTTTTAATGAGCGAAAATGTAATCTCTAATGTTGATGACATTCAAGATATAAAGCTAAGTGAAGATGGGTTAAGAGTTGATATTCAAGCAGCAGTTGATACAGACTCTTTACAAAACCTATATAAAGAAAAAACTCTAGTAAGTGGTTGTGGTGGAGGAATTACTGGCAATGTTGCTGGAGATTTAGAAATACCATTTAACCAGACTAGTTTTGTGATTAGTCCTCAAACTATCAGTAGTGAGGTAAAAAAGTTTTATGCAGATAGTGAACTATACAAACTCACAGGTTGTGTTCATAAAGCGATGTTATTTTTAGAAGATAAAAGTGTTGTGACGGCAGAAGATATAGGAAGACATAATGCTATCGACAAAGTAGTTGGTAAGTGTAAAATATGTAAACTTGATACTACAAAATCTGTTTTATTTGTAAGTGGAAGACTTAGTTCTGAAATGGTTGTAAAAGCTGTAATGCATAGAATTCCTATTATAGTATCAAGAACTGCTCCAACATATCTTGGAGTTCAAACTGCAAATATTCATGGTATAACTCTTATAGGTTTTGCAAGAGGTAAAAGGATGAATATATATACTCATCAAGGTAGAATCCATGGCTAACTCATCTATAAGTTGCTTAGATGGGTTTAAATTGGCAAAAAAGCTAAATGTAAACCCTATGGAGATAGCCGATATTTGTAAAAAAGAAAATATCAAAATTGACAATTGTGAATTGGGTGTATTTGGCACTCA
Coding sequences:
- a CDS encoding HAMP domain-containing sensor histidine kinase produces the protein MKFQKLFLIISKIPFSYKTSILLFIITGGMVSIIFLSQVSIYTLKHDFDVLFEKRTKSIIKLETIKDAYVINIHETLVDLQNGYISLEQSLDVIELGEHLIEKNWEKYLEITFSTEYETSLITNIINHFLAKEKRNTILQNSVVTNINIKHIKIKKIVSKILQELKQENFEEASILLKDVYFEINAMSVYITNLTSYDLDMAVSEKNDTQNVFNTLSMILNIAVVFVFLFSILLSIVIIRHFKDLHFNLEDVVDEKTKALQVLNESLEQKIKIEVANSRKKDLIMLQQARLASLGEMIANIAHQWRQPLGSIMMIVQGFQTKMELGKLSKEVVDEKVEDAMQLGNSMSKTLQDFQDFFNPNRAKERFCLKQCIEYSFDLSKYILDKEKIEFSLDINEDIFIYGFYNEFSQVFLNIISNAQDALSSQSDKKLIEVVATSSKNKIRINIVDNGSGIEEDILPHIFEPYYTTKYKSAGTGIGLYMSQQIIQKHMHGTISCKNINYKMHNQDFEHCTLFTITIPINNTHEDT
- a CDS encoding ABC transporter substrate-binding protein; translated protein: MGKAVYSGANAHFLEVNKNSLLKDTKIQLIVYDDKYEPELTIENTKKLIKEDIFAFFGFVGTPTVKKILPILESHDIPFIAPFTGAPFLRKTNEKNYVNFRSSYQEEISHIVKYLHKKKKITKFAVFYQNDDYGEVGFVSLLHALDNEGLTLAGEGAYKRNTLSIRHAFYEIKSVKPQAVLMVGAYKANALFIKTAKSNPVFKDTIFCNLSFGDADEMIKELNYETNNLLFSQVVPYFNDDSKAVILEYKKMMNKYYPKQELGFVSLEAFLAAKTLTMALNNIKGRVSRDKFLKEIKNLPKNSLDGIMIDFKNSELHNEVYLFEYKNSKFIEVKQ
- a CDS encoding 4Fe-4S binding protein, producing MQEFVYYSTKGLDFPLSQNIKITSQLSTSPSQSFIVSNSKNVYAQITADEIDFYINNSKDSLASKIKNVEKLYEVNAIRFDMAQDISYSQKVSNEVLLVATNEQKELFLKSSLPDEFNLFHVLPDVVKSISGHIGNLSVLVNNNFKDTSLNVSQIVWFDEEEIAKTQSGSFDPNESSIDDVIATIRNNIANYEYKKFTVYDKNICQYHERREEICSKCEEVCPTVAIIKHDEQKHLEFSQIDCHGCGGCISVCPSGALDYAPLNREAFFDMARYYKGHIPLVIPQKMNIKNLDIEIKEDVLPFAIEGEKFLHEGTLLTLLQESGSQVIFYSDFLSKGTKDSISILNQVYQKKYGIDAIIIAMTKEELELALKEVSFVQDSSFTTNEINMRKREIFSNRLKNIVGDNDLGEVITGEHLHYAKVNVKEVNCTLCLVCVGACNVDALVANIDDNTLRINPSLCTACGYCEISCPEKDCLTIEQDVIKLTPSWFKEEVLAKDTLFACVECGKEYATTKAVEKIASMMAPLFSKDPIKERTLYCCEDCKPKIMMQSYMQNKEAYNTQGKTI
- a CDS encoding molecular chaperone TorD family protein, coding for MNEENLNKARALYYGMFSRCFVFTTDNSRYFELTGYLDTLSQNPLDKPSAEAFATLKELVKSDSNVDFMLEFDEIFHSPETQTVRVTASYYDENIESGKKRIEMQNFLAKTKIRRDEKTYSDYEDHIGFIFAVMSELSNLIADGQTEYKNTAHCIFEQILNEFIDEFSRELYEHESAKIFKNIVILLKSFIEFERVYLEVNTPVLKAKPVLSEIKEELSDEERERRAKNKLLRAQGPKKQESGSCELNPSYEVEEDF
- a CDS encoding twin-arginine translocation signal domain-containing protein; this encodes MQESRRNFLRKSAIVVGTAAVSATALAASQGSSTEVDSNGVVVGNSNKKEILYKKTQAWEEFYKQAL
- a CDS encoding formate dehydrogenase subunit alpha; protein product: MFKDTYETLKAQIGRRSFMKMAAVATAASVTSAFANDGVTRAATKEEVKNPFPGSKNVKTICTACSVGCGIIAEVQNGVWVRQEVAQDHPISLGGHCCKGADMIDMVRSEVRLKHPMVKEGGKWKRLSWDDALDRIANKLKTAHEKVGADSAMFLGSAKMSTEQAYYFRKFAAMYGTNNIDHQARIUHSATVAGVANTWGYGAMTNSLGDIQNAKAIIIFGANPAVNHPVGFGHFLKAKERNNAKIIVVDPVFTKTAAKADHYCRVRPGTDIPFMYGMLHLIFKNGWHDKKFISDRVYGMDLVIEEAKKWNPKKVEDVTGVPADQLIQITRLYAKSTPGTLIWAMGLTQHSIGSSNTRLAPILQLALGNMGVEGGGTNILRGHDNVQGATDMCCLSHTLPGYYGLSDGSWKYFAKSWGVDYEWLKGRFNEKEWMNKKGFTLSRWWAGVLDGKNGNDKIHNGGTNLKNLIVMGNGITSIAQQAKVKEGLDNLEMLVLCDPFVNEAAILTDKQDDVFILPAATQFETSGSVTATNRSAQWRNKVVEPMYESKTDHDIMFELAKRLGFYDELTAGMKIKENKKDFQWPEDATDEIARIIKTIGLTGWTAKRLKKHSENWHMFDQISGRGYGEMKGEYYGLPWPVWTETHSGSPILYNINRSVSEGGMGFRNRFGLEHEGVDLLAGKGSAPKGSANKDGYPEITAKNIEEVLGIKLTADEKKRIGKNWKVDTSNIIAEKCMERGMAPYGNAKARANVWTFPDKIPMHREPLHSPRADLVKEYPSYADKANHYRVDTKYISKQTEENWSKEFPINLVTGRLVNLNGAGMENRASKYLAALSPEMFCSINPDLAGKHGIRDGSMMWIHSPEGTKIKVKAKYSYSVTEDRIFIPFHFAGHFQGEDLSHKYPSGTKPYATGESANTVTNYGYDIITQIPETKGGLCRIEFA
- the fdh3B gene encoding formate dehydrogenase FDH3 subunit beta, encoding MSENARLKFYCDEHRCIHCDGCSVACAEAHELPAGINRRKVITLNEGVQGLEYSLSISCMHCTDAPCEQVCPTDCFYIREDGIVLHDKKKCIGCAYCLYACPFGAPQFPQDGAFGTKGVMDKCTMCAGGPEETNSHKERELYGQNRIAEGKVPVCAAMCSTKALLVGDSSEVSDIFRQRVLSAGHGVQSSPYGWSTAYNSKV
- a CDS encoding formate dehydrogenase subunit gamma, yielding MKSKYILFALLLLSSLAYGASDSAIWGKDLITNILGYDKEGSLHLGKTFTVLQSTYFKPLFFGVLVGVPFVFILHYMVIGPMVFSHDRKKIYIFTLFNRVVHAIAAISFILIIPTGLIMMFASTFGGGEFVRTMREIHAISTLLFIVSIVPMFLMWVRWMIISFDDIKWLMIVGGYLNKDKKPVPAGRFNAGQKTWFWLATLGGFVMIATGAAMYFQDFRLEIIASFMSQIDFLRASAIIHNGLGVAILALFITHIYMSVFAIKGAMNSMIDGYKEEEEVEILHSTFYKELKDNNEI
- the fdhD gene encoding formate dehydrogenase accessory sulfurtransferase FdhD, giving the protein MPNSKYLKTIIIDRVNGDEITEVEDVTIEEARLTVYLNDEKIISMMCIPKDQIAHTIGFLMSENVISNVDDIQDIKLSEDGLRVDIQAAVDTDSLQNLYKEKTLVSGCGGGITGNVAGDLEIPFNQTSFVISPQTISSEVKKFYADSELYKLTGCVHKAMLFLEDKSVVTAEDIGRHNAIDKVVGKCKICKLDTTKSVLFVSGRLSSEMVVKAVMHRIPIIVSRTAPTYLGVQTANIHGITLIGFARGKRMNIYTHQGRIHG